A region from the Sphingomonas sp. S2-65 genome encodes:
- a CDS encoding glycoside hydrolase family 28 protein: MLIQPSRRDLLRYAGLGTAAAITPGALAAPAAPWARAADIARNARAPSFPARDFAITQFGARGDGTTLNTQAIARAIEACTKAGGGRVVIPAGRFLTGAVHLKSNVNLHLSEGATLLFSTNPADYPIVFTRWEGIELMNYSPFVYAYRQRNIAITGSGTLDGQGSAQHWWAWKGPWGGTANHGWKEGMPDQRKSRAVLFQMAEDRVPVEKRVFGDGHFLRPAFVQPYDCDNVLIEGVKLRGSPFWQIHPVLCRNLIVRGVDVLGHGPNNDGCDPESVDGALIEGCTFDTGDDCIAVNSGRNEDGRRLAKPAQNILIRDCRMKEGHGGVVVGSQISGGARWIFAERCVMDSPDLWYAIRFKNNALRGGLLENFYYRDIQVGQVSRAAITCDFNYEEGAKGRFVPKLRNVVVERLRAANALRVIDSQGLPGAPVTGITLRDCSFDGVTQPSIVRHTQGLRLDNVRVNGKPVAGVDALS, encoded by the coding sequence ATGCTGATCCAGCCCTCCCGCCGCGACCTGCTGCGCTATGCCGGCCTCGGCACCGCCGCCGCCATCACGCCCGGCGCGCTCGCCGCACCCGCGGCCCCCTGGGCACGCGCCGCCGACATCGCCCGCAACGCGCGCGCCCCCAGCTTTCCGGCCCGGGACTTTGCCATCACGCAATTCGGCGCACGCGGCGATGGCACTACCCTCAACACCCAGGCGATCGCCCGCGCGATCGAGGCGTGCACCAAGGCGGGCGGGGGCAGGGTGGTCATCCCTGCCGGCCGCTTCCTCACCGGCGCGGTGCATTTGAAGTCGAACGTGAACCTCCATCTTTCCGAAGGCGCCACGCTCCTCTTCAGCACCAACCCCGCCGATTATCCCATCGTGTTCACGCGGTGGGAGGGGATCGAGCTCATGAACTATTCGCCCTTCGTCTATGCCTATCGCCAGCGGAATATCGCGATCACCGGCTCGGGCACGCTCGACGGCCAGGGCAGCGCGCAGCATTGGTGGGCGTGGAAGGGCCCTTGGGGCGGCACGGCGAACCATGGCTGGAAAGAGGGCATGCCCGACCAGCGCAAGAGCCGAGCGGTGCTGTTCCAGATGGCCGAGGATCGCGTGCCGGTCGAAAAGCGCGTCTTCGGCGACGGCCACTTCCTCCGCCCCGCTTTCGTCCAGCCCTATGACTGCGACAATGTCCTGATCGAAGGCGTCAAGCTGCGCGGCTCGCCTTTCTGGCAGATCCATCCCGTGCTGTGCCGCAATCTGATCGTCCGGGGCGTCGACGTGCTCGGCCATGGCCCGAACAATGACGGCTGCGATCCCGAATCGGTCGACGGCGCGCTGATCGAAGGCTGCACCTTCGATACCGGCGACGATTGCATCGCCGTCAATTCGGGCCGCAACGAGGATGGCCGCCGCCTCGCCAAGCCGGCGCAGAACATCCTGATCCGCGATTGCCGGATGAAGGAAGGCCATGGCGGCGTCGTCGTGGGCTCGCAGATCTCGGGCGGCGCGCGCTGGATATTCGCCGAACGCTGCGTGATGGACAGCCCCGATCTCTGGTATGCGATCCGCTTCAAGAACAACGCGCTGCGTGGCGGGCTGCTCGAGAATTTCTATTATCGCGACATCCAGGTCGGCCAGGTCAGCCGCGCTGCGATCACGTGCGACTTCAATTATGAAGAGGGCGCCAAGGGCCGCTTCGTGCCCAAGCTGCGCAACGTCGTGGTCGAGCGGCTGCGTGCCGCCAATGCGCTGCGCGTGATCGACAGCCAGGGGCTTCCCGGCGCGCCGGTCACCGGCATCACGCTTCGCGATTGCAGCTTCGACGGCGTCACCCAGCCGAGCATCGTCCGCCATACCCAGGGGCTCCGCCTCGACAATGTCCGCGTCAACGGCAAGCCCGTGGCAGGCGTTGACGCGCTAAGCTGA
- a CDS encoding Gfo/Idh/MocA family protein, translated as MHEGNGIDRRGLMATVVAGAAAMAAPIGVQAAATRKRYAIVGVGSRSRMYQDAIWGPHKDTAELVAICDTNPGRAAYVARRARQAGAKAPASYLHTDFDKMVREGNLDGLIVTVPDALHDDYIVRGLEAGLDVITEKPMTTDASKAQRILDACRRNGRQVRVTFNYRYSPFRTQVKELLMAGEIGDVLSVDFSWLLNTVHGADYFRRWHSNKAMSGGLMVHKATHHFDLVNWWLSAMPVSVTAVGKREFYTPAMARRLGLQGPHQRCLTCPEKAKCSFYLDIAADAGLKALYLDNERYDGYHRDQCVWREEISIEDTMNVVVGYDTGATLSYSLNACNAWEGYHVAFNGTKGRLEHSLVESGGTAGANNADEAPDRATTRIIPLRGQPGEITPRTGAGSHSGGDAVMLNDIFGTPAPDPTMRAADQRGGAASALIGIAANQCFRTGMPVKIADLVTGLDRPNLPAMPTRADPVPMPPRMTHA; from the coding sequence CGCTATGCCATCGTCGGCGTCGGCAGCCGCTCGCGCATGTACCAGGACGCGATCTGGGGCCCGCACAAGGATACCGCCGAACTCGTCGCGATCTGCGACACCAACCCGGGCCGCGCCGCCTATGTCGCCCGCCGCGCCCGCCAGGCCGGCGCCAAGGCCCCGGCAAGCTACCTCCACACCGACTTCGACAAGATGGTCCGCGAGGGCAATCTCGACGGCCTCATCGTCACCGTGCCCGATGCGCTCCACGACGACTATATCGTCCGCGGCCTCGAAGCCGGCCTCGACGTCATCACCGAAAAGCCGATGACCACCGACGCGTCCAAGGCGCAGCGTATCCTCGACGCCTGCCGCCGCAACGGCCGCCAGGTCCGCGTCACCTTCAACTATCGCTACTCGCCGTTCCGCACCCAGGTGAAGGAGCTGCTGATGGCCGGCGAGATCGGCGACGTGCTCTCGGTCGACTTCTCCTGGCTGCTCAACACCGTGCACGGCGCCGATTATTTCCGCCGCTGGCATTCGAACAAGGCGATGTCGGGCGGGCTGATGGTCCACAAGGCCACCCACCATTTCGACCTGGTCAACTGGTGGCTCTCGGCGATGCCGGTCAGCGTCACCGCGGTCGGCAAGCGCGAATTCTACACCCCCGCCATGGCCCGGCGCCTCGGCCTCCAGGGCCCGCACCAGCGCTGCCTGACCTGCCCCGAAAAGGCGAAGTGCAGCTTCTATCTCGACATCGCCGCCGACGCTGGGCTCAAGGCGCTCTACCTCGATAACGAGCGCTATGACGGCTACCACCGCGACCAGTGCGTGTGGCGCGAAGAGATCAGCATCGAGGACACGATGAACGTCGTCGTCGGCTACGATACCGGCGCGACGCTCAGCTATTCGCTCAACGCCTGCAATGCCTGGGAAGGCTATCACGTCGCCTTCAACGGTACGAAAGGCCGGCTGGAGCATTCGTTGGTCGAATCCGGCGGCACTGCCGGCGCCAACAACGCCGACGAAGCCCCTGACCGCGCCACCACCCGCATCATCCCGTTGCGCGGCCAGCCTGGCGAGATCACGCCGCGCACCGGCGCCGGCAGCCATTCGGGCGGTGACGCAGTGATGCTCAACGACATCTTCGGCACGCCCGCGCCCGATCCAACTATGCGCGCCGCCGATCAGCGCGGCGGCGCCGCATCGGCATTGATCGGCATCGCCGCCAACCAGTGCTTCCGCACCGGCATGCCGGTGAAGATCGCCGATCTCGTCACCGGGCTCGACCGCCCGAACCTGCCGGCAATGCCGACTCGCGCCGATCCCGTTCCCATGCCGCCGCGCATGACTCACGCCTGA